A genomic region of Raphanus sativus cultivar WK10039 chromosome 6, ASM80110v3, whole genome shotgun sequence contains the following coding sequences:
- the LOC130495592 gene encoding probable WRKY transcription factor 48, with translation MCRNYYRCTTVGCGVKKRVERSSDDPSIVMTTYDGQRTHPFPMTPRGHIGMLTSPILDHGAITASSSSSFSIPQPRYLLSQHHQPYSSMYNNNSLSMINRSSSSDGTFVSPGSSSFHGFGYVMSQASTSTTSATRDHGLLQDILPSQIRSDTMNTRTSEEDKK, from the coding sequence atgtgCAGAAACTATTACCGTTGCACCACAGTGGGTTGTGGGGTGAAGAAGAGAGTGGAGAGATCCTCCGATGATCCTTCCATCGTCATGACAACTTACGACGGTCAACGCACTCATCCTTTCCCCATGACGCCACGTGGACATATCGGAATGCTTACGTCACCAATTCTCGACCATGGTGCAATCACtgcgtcatcatcatcatcattctctaTCCCTCAGCCACGCTACTTGCTATCTCAGCATCATCAACCTTACAGCAGCATGTATAACAACAACTCTCTAAGCATGATCAATAGAAGCTCCTCCTCTGATGGCACTTTCGTAAGTCCAGGGTCATCATCATTTCATGGATTTGGTTATGTCATGTCACAAGCTTCTACGTCAACTACTTCTGCCACTAGAGATCATGGATTACTTCAAGATATTCTTCCTTCGCAGATCAGATCGGATACTATGAACACTCGAACCAGTGAAGAGGACAAGAAATGA
- the LOC130495593 gene encoding DNA-directed RNA polymerase III subunit rpc5-like has protein sequence MTKKNKKMSQRPVGLHLVVPGSPNLTPTPVHPSQTDAPSESVSKKKKTLMEEEEEEEDVVVREIDVFYNPSIGANTELYVLQYPLRPSWRAYEMDERCQEVRVNPSTSEVEIDLSMDVHSTNYDSKSASELHITKQTLTTTWKPPPKLDYAIGVLSGDKLHLNPVHAVPQLRPSMKYLSSKRKQAEAPEESARTSKKQNKVVQASKDQKPLLHEENWVSLKYHGLESDSHSRYLTNMMASENSTIDFNMSREAYINSLCRGESSRNSKR, from the exons ATGacgaagaaaaacaaaaagatgtcTCAAAGACCCGTAGGTTTGCACCTGGTCGTGCCCGGAAGCCCAAACCTGACCCCAACTCCAGTGCATCCCTCACAAACCGATGCTCCTTCCGAGTCTGtcagcaagaagaagaagacgttgatggaggaggaagaagaagaagaagacgttgTTGTTCGTGAAATTGACGTGTTCTACAATCCATCTATTGGTGCTAACACTGAG CTTTATGTTCTACAATACCCTCTAAGACCGTCTTGGCGTGCATATGAAATGGATGAACGTTGCCAAGAA GTTAGAGTGAACCCTTCTACCTCCGAGGTGGAAATTGATTTGTCTATGGATGTTCACTCCACTAACTATGACTCAAAGTCTGCAAGTGAATTACATATAACTAAGCAG ACCTTGACAACAACATGGAAACCGCCTCCTAAGTTGGACTATGCTATTGGAGTTCTTTCAGGTGATAAG TTACACTTGAATCCTGTTCATGCTGTTCCTCAGCTCCGACCGTCTATGAAGTATCTTtcatcaaaaagaaaacaagcaGAAGCTCCTGAAGAATCTGCCAGAACATCAAAAAAGCAG AACAAGGTAGTACAAGCTTCTAAGGATCAGAAACCATTATTACATGAAGAA AATTGGGTTTCACTCAAATATCATGGACTTGAATCAGATTCTCACTCTAGATACCTTACCAATATGATGGCCAGTGAGAACTCTACAATAGACTTCAACATGAGCCG GGAAGCTTATATCAACTCATTGTGCCGTGGGGAAAGCAGCAGAAACTCGAAAAG GTGA
- the LOC108807906 gene encoding protein SENSITIVITY TO RED LIGHT REDUCED 1-like, with translation MKKEAAKESKPEKIAKMKQVEEDISKHSDGKWTEEKGHARKKQKLTGQDKEGHDLEIDHHREDRLKKQMEISTKKSESSEFYKSKQLKFSDVSGHFRLMLGSETQLQMMIYGLGSIESDENSRFQLSIAILMKREFDWVNNQHTSVNNNIEVFDPVLSATESSVMTSFGCTVLSVNEEARREALKPTLFFMPHCRPNLYGNLLESNWRMDRLSKIALLGNSFEMYKDKVFNNQNLIQSIKRIKAAQRITTEFAINTGSEDVYDCAFHILSWHFFRTGVDCELPSLQ, from the exons ATGAAAAAAGAAGCAGCAAAAGAAAGCAAACCTGAAAAAATAGCAAAGATGAAGCAAGTAGAGGAAGACATATCAAAACATAGTGATGGTAAGTGGACAGAAGAAAAAGGACAtgcaagaaagaaacaaaaacttacAGGTCAAGACAAAGAAGGGCATGATCTTGAAATTGATCATCATAGGGAAGATAGACTGAAGAAACAAATGGAAATCTCTACGAAGAAAAGCGAGAGCTCAGAGTTTTACAAATCAAAACAGCTCAAGTTTTCTGATGTGTCAGGCCACTTTCGCCTCATGTTAGGCTCTGAAACACAGCTGCAGATGATGATTTACGGTTTGGGAAGCATCGAGTCTGATGAAAATTCGAGGTTTCAGCTGAGCATTGCAATCTTGATGAAGAGAGAGTTTGATTGGGTTAATAACCA GCACACCTCTGTTAATAACAACATTGAAGTGTTTGATCCAGTCCTCTCCGCAACAGAATCTAGTGTCATGACATCTTTTGGTTGCACGGTTCTGTCTGTAAACGAGGAAGCTCGCAGGGAAGCTTTAAAACCTACTCTTTTCTTCATGCCACACTGTCGTCCCAATCTGTACGGAAACCTATTGGAGTCAAACTGGAGAATGGATCGATTATCCAAAATTGCATTGTTAGGGAACAGCTTTGAGATGTATAAAGACAAAGTGTTCAATAACCAAAATCTGATCCAGTCCATCAAACGAATTAAAGCTGCACAAAGAATAACGACCGAGTTTGCTATTAATACTGGATCAGAAGATGTTTACGATTGTGCATTCCATATTTTAAGCTGGCACTTTTTTAGAACCGGTGTAGATTGTGAGCTGCCATCTTTACAATGA